The stretch of DNA TCTCCTGAGCAGTTTACTTGCTCAAAAAGATCGTCTGTTTACACGGTTGAGGTGGCCTTCGAGGCCTCTCTACCGACACAGGTAATATTACCTGATAACAGTACGAAGTTTATAATTAAATTTATAGCGCAATCTGAGCTTTCTCGCACGAATGAAAATTTTAGGGAGCGGCTGAGCCTAGATAACAGTTAAGCTCTAGCTGGTTGAGTCTGCCTGGGAAAGGGGGCCCACCAGAGGCGATCGCATCTTTAATAAATCGAATGTAGGGGATTGTAAAATTTTTATATTTTTTGTCGATTTTGTCGCTCGGCAAATTTTCCTCTCCCTGAAGGCAGAGTTTTTTAGTTAACAGCCAACTTTTGAGTATAACCTGTAGTTAACAGAATTAATACCGCGACAGTAATCTCATTTCCCCTTGACGCTGAGCTTCCCGCTGGATATAACCAGAATTGACGGCATCGCAGAGAGCTGCGATCGCATCCAAATCCTCTGAGTGATAGCTATTAAATCCCATCACTTGACGTAGCAACCCTTCGGAGGCGACACTCAGACAGCGAGTTTGAAAAGCTGAATCTACAAGTTTGCGAATCATCATCTTGTATGCTTCCCCGACATAAATAACTGATAATCTTAATATCAACTATTCTCAGTGTTTAGATAATGATGGAGATCCGTCAAAAACCGTGATCTTAAAGATATTGTAAATGTGACTGAAGTCACTGACAACAAGCAAGTATAAATGTACACAATTGTGGCTGGAAACAACCAGATCAAAATATAGGGAGCGCAGCTTGTAGCAGTTAAGCTAAAAGAATTGCGGTTGGCAGCAAGAGAGGTTAAAGTAAGCGATCGCGGTGTTAAGGAGACTAAAGTAGTGGTTTATATAGAAAATTTGTCTCAACCTTCTATTTTTGAACTAGCACGTTCCGGTGACAATCAAGCCCTAAATTACTGGATTGACAGCCTGCTAAGGCCCGAAGGCATCTATGCCCGCGTAGAAGCTGCTCAAGCCGGTTGTCTGCAAATCCTAGTCGAATTTCAGCGTGAATTTGCAGCCGATTCACTGATAGTCAATACCCTGCGGGAACGGTTAGTTAAATTCATCTGCCACCAAATCTGGAGGCTGAATTCCCCAGCAGTAGAAGGCGTGCGAGTTGTAGCCCGCTTAGCCGGCACTCCCGATATCCTGTGGAAACAGTCAGTACGGATAGTAACTCCTGCCATCCGCGATCGCAAACGCTATCGTTCCTTGGAGACCCTCGAATGGGTTAAATTTAAAACACTTCGCTCCCTATTTTTGATGGGGTCAGCCGTTGCATCCTTCATCATCGGGTGCTGGGTAAGCTACCACGAAGCTAATGCCATGCGGCCAATTGATTTGGCCTCACAACAGCAAGCTTTAGTGACATCAGCAATCTCACCCAAACGCCTAGAAACAGTTCAAGCAGCATTAGAAATAGTGCCAGTAGTAGAGCACAAACAGGTACTCAACCCCAATGACCCAACAGTAACGCTAATGTTCGGCGGCGATGTCAATCTGTCTGACGAATTGACACAAGTTGCAGGCAAAGATTACGGATGGGCCTTCGCCGGCTTAGAGGAGTACCTACAAGCAGACTTAGCGATGGTAAACCTGGAAAATCCCCTGACGAATTTTACCGGCCGTCGCCAGAATAAACAAATTAATTTTAAAGCCGATCCAGAGGCAGTAAAAGTATTAACAGCAGGGGGAGTAGATATTGTCACTTTGGCCAATAATCATACTATGGACTTCGAGGAACCAGGACTGGTGGAAACCATAGAAACATTAGATCGAGCAGGCATTCACCATTTAGGGGCCGGTAGAGATGCCAAAGAAGCACGACGACCTGAGATTATTGAAGTTAAAGGTCAGCGCATCGCTTATCTAGGTTACTACGATGCCGATATTAACGCTGCCGGAGAAGGGAAAGCGGGAACAAATTCCCGTCATAATCAACGGATAGCAGAAGATATCCGAGCGATTCGCGATCAAGTAGACTGGGTGATCGTAAATTATCATTGGGGTGCAGAATTAGCCGACTATCCGGGAGACTGGCAAATCGATTTGGCTCGCTTCACAATTGACCAGGGTGCAGATTTGGTGGTAGGCCACCACCCCCATGTTTTACAGGGGGCAGAAATTTACAAAGGCCGACCGATTGCTTATTCTTTGGGAGACTTTATTTTTGGAGGGAATGCCCGCAGTAATTACGATACAGCGGTGCTCAAAGTGTCTCTAAAAGGGAGAAATATGAAAGTTGAGTTTCTACCAGTGGAGGTGACAAAGTATCAGCCAAAAGTTGTTAAAGGAGAAAAGGGAGAGCAAATTCTCAAGCACGTAGAGCAAATTTCGAGTATTTTTGACAACCCAATGCGATCGCCTGTAGTTTTGGATGCTCCAATTCTAGGCGGCAGAAAGGAAAATAGAAAGATAGAACCCATCCTCACTCCCCAGTCCCCAGTCCCCAGTCCCGAACCCCCAATTCCCAGTCCCGAATCTTTAGACCCTAAACCCGAAACTAGAGAAGGCGAAAAGGACTTCACCCCGGAGGTACCGATTAAATCTAGTCCGCTGTCGCCAAGTTTGCCTAACTTACCCAAACAGCCTAGTAATTCTTCCTTTTTCGATCGCGAGTCAACTCCTAGTGAAGAATCTAGCCCACCTCCCAGTAACGAATTGCCTCCCCGCTTGCAATTAAATCCGCCCAAAAATCGAATTGAGGAAACAGATCCGTTTATTAAAGACTCATTTATTAAAGACCCATTTATTTCCCCCCCGGCCCCGAATTCAGGGGCGACGCCCACTCCTCACAGCTATCTGGCCCCCAGTTTAGCTCCTTCGTTCCAACTTATCCCTAGAGAGCGGGTAGAGAGTGTGGTAGTAGCAGGGGGTAGGATGGAAAGCGATCGCCGCAAAATACTGGAGTTGCCGCCTGTAGAGGTTAATAATAGCTAAAGCATCGCCGGAAGGCCTGGGCGGTAAGCGGTAAATAGGACAAGGCTAATTACTAATTCCCTGTCACCGATGACCTATTACCAGTGACTGACAACCAATATATCGATGACCTATTACCGATGACAAATGTGTTTGCGATCGCGCTCGAACAGAAGCAATACAAAACCTACACCCTCTCCGACAAAGCAGCTAACTCTAGTTTAGATGTTGTACCCGAGCGGGGCGGCATCGCTACTCGCTGGCGGGTTCAAGGTGAAGAAATCCTCTATTTAGACAAGGAACGATTCGCTAATCCTGAATTGACAGTACGCGGCGGCATTCCCATCCTGTTTCCCATCTGCGGCAATTTGCCCGATAATACTTATACCTATAACGGCGTTGAGCGAAAACTCAAACAGCATGGTTTTGCTCGTGACTTACCTTGGGAAGTAGCAGAGCAAGTGACTGTCGATCGCGCTGCGATTACTCTGGTACTTAATAGTAATGACTTGACGCGGGCAGTTTACCCTTTTGACTTTCAACTGGCTTTTACTTATCAGATTAAAGGCAACGCTTTAGAAATTTTCCAGCGTTATACTAATCTCTCCGCAGAAGTCATGCCTTTTTCTAGCGGTTTCCACCCTTACTTTTTCGCTCCCGACAAGAATAAGCTGCGTTTTGAAATACCGGGGATGCAGTATCGGGATCAGAGAACTCAAGAGCTGGATTATTTTACTGGGATTTTTGACCCCACGTTAGATGAAATTGATGTCGCTTTTGAACAGTTAACGGGCTTAGCTGCTACGGCAACAGACAAAAGTCGAGGTTTGCGCCTGATTCTAAGTTATAATTCTAGTTATGGTAGCTTGGTGTTCTGGACGTTGAAGGATAAGGACTTTTACTGTTTGGAACCTTGGACGGCCCCTAGAAATGCTCTTAATACGGGAGCTCATCTGATCAAACTCAAGCCTGGAGCGAGTTGTGAGATGTTGGTACGAATGACGGCAAGTTTTTTTTGAAAAACTCTTGCAATCTCTAGGAAGCTGTGCTACTATTATAAATCGTACCTGGAAATAGTGTTTTTAATAGTATTTCTGGGTCGCTAACTCAACGGTAGAGTACTCGGCTTTTAACCGATTAGTTCCGGGTTCGAATCCCGGGCGACCCATTTTTGAAGGAAGTGTTATAGGGAGTGGCTAGGGGCTAGGGGCTAGGGAAGAAGGGACTAGAGTAAGTGGGTTGCAGCAATGAGCTACTATCCTAACTGCTAAGGAGGTTGTTATATAGCAATCGCTAAGGGGGTTATGGCAGAAACTGGAAGTAGACCCTGAACTTGAGTAGGAAGATTATTATTGAGTTCAAATTCTGATTTGACCAATTCTCACTTCCGGCGCAAGCGAGAGGATTTCTTCTTTTGAGAGTTCCATACATACTTTCCACTTGGGTCAATATATCCCTCCCGATCGCCAACTCGTACCTGTGCCAGCCCTTGAATGAAGGGAAAAGTGGAATCAAACTTTGCTTTGATCGCTAGCCTTCCGGTCGGGTCGATATAGCCCGAATGCCCGTCAATTCTTACATCAGCCAATCCTTCGGAGAAATAACTAGCATTATCAAACTGTGGCTCAATTACCATTTTTCCCTTGCGGTTGATAGAGCCCCACTTTTCTTTAATTTTTATAATAGCTAACCCTTCAGAGAAAGAACCAGCGTAATCAAAATGCGGCTCAATTACCATCTTACCCTTTTGGTCGATATAACCCATTTTACCATCAATGCTAACAGCAGCTAGTCCTTCAGAAAAGTCTCTTGCTTCAAAATAATCCCTCTTTTGTTACTACAGGGAGAGAAAAACTTAGGCGGTCAACAAACTTGGAACAGGAAAAGGTATTGTTTAGCCACATAGTCCGTAGCATGACCTTTTTTTATATCTCCTGTTTCATCAATACAGAGGACAATTTTTTGGTCTCCGATTAACTGGAGAATTATACCTAATCGCATCTGTCTTACTGATTGGCAAGAATAGCTCGAATCGCTTAAAAAATGATGTAAGCTTTGGCTATTAGATAACCCAACCGAAGGGGCAATGCGCGGTAATGATTTGCGATGCAATTCTGATAGCAGTCCTAGATGTAACAGTTTGAAGGCTTCATAATTTCTGACATCGGAAAAAAGGTGTTCATAGTTTTGGCAATAGTCATCAATGAATTTCACTGTCGGTGTGGCCCGACGAGGTGCTGTAACCATTGTTTTCAAAGGTTTTGAGAGTTCTATTTTTATTTTACTCTCACGCTCAGTGACAAAAGAGGGATTAATTAGGTGGAGCTACTTATAACATAACAAAATGTGCCATAAAAAGCAAAAGGTGGGCAAAATGCCCACCCTAATTTTCACTTCCCTACCGTGAAATACTCATTTTTAGCATACACACTAATAATGCAATCTCCCACTTCAAAAAACATCCCCTCTTGCTCATCTTTAGAGAATTGCAAATTCCCATACTTAGCACCAATTTCATTAGCAGTAGCAGCCTTAGCCTCCATTTCATCGGGTATCAATCCAGTCGAACCTATATAAAAAACTAACGGCGAAACCTTCTCGCTATACACCTTTTCAGCATAAGCTTCCAATCGCTCATTTGCACTAGCTAAAGCTACAACAAACTCCTCTCGCTTTACCTCCTCTCCCTTCCATTTCGCTTGCAAAAGTCGCAGCAAACTATCTGCACCCACCTTAGACAAAATATCTGTAACAATTCCGTTATTTTCCAACCCTAAAAAGTCATCAAAAATCAGCTTCATCAAGTCATCAACCTTAGTAACTTTAGTACGTGATGAAAGAGTCTTATGTCCAAAAATTACCGACTGCTCTAAGATAGCATCAAAGGTTGGTTTATCCAACTTTTCCCCAGTATCTTGATGATAAACCTCATAGAGGCGATCCAGGAACTTGTTAGCCGAGTGGAATTTGCCAAAATTGAGGATATCTTTGCTACCAATGTCGATTTTGAAACTAACTCGCGAATCTACTGAACCATTGGCGATCGCATCCTTTAAATCGGTGTATTCCGTCGTAGTGGGAAAATTGATGTAGAGGCTTTTTGACAGATAATGCTGTTTCAATTCCTCCAATTGTTCCGCCGTGTAAGTCTCCGATTCTGCCTTCAAATGAGCAGATAAAATACTGGAAACAACTTTAATTTTTGCCAATTCCTCAAACACGCCATTCAGACTACTGTAACGTCCATCAAAAGGTACAAGCGGCAAACTATCTAACTTGAGATCGTACTCGGAACGGAAATCAAATTCATCAGCAGGCAAACCATCTTTTTCAATTAAACCGCGCTGTTTTAGCAAATCAAAGACGGCTTTGCTACTGATTTTAATGCGGAGTGACTTAACATTCACTTCGCCGTCGCTAACAATCGTATAATTGTTGAAAGTATTGATGTCGTTAACCAAAATTCCCGCTACTTCATCGATCTGAGTGCCATCCTCAACTTTTACCAGCTTAACTTTCCTGGTTATCAACATATTGATGGTTGCGGTATTTTGATTGATAGCAAATGAACCCATCCGCACGTACTCACCACCATCTAAAAATTCAGTTTTAAGCCAAGGTTTGACCAAGTTGCCATTTTCATCTCGCTTCCCTTCAATGCGTTTTAAACCTTTGCGTTGATAATTTTTCTGCAAGTGTTTGAGATTGATAATAATACTGTTGCTGTGTTCCTTCAATATCTCGATCAACTCCAGCAAGGTAATTTTATCGCTGACTTTTACGCGATCGCCAATTTCGTGACTAGCCAACACATTTGGCTCAAAAATAGCCTGTTCTAAGTCTTCAGTAAAGTCAGCTATTGCTGCATTTGTTAAAGCCTTAGCGTGTCTTTCTGTTAAGGTAGCATCAAAGGTACTCGCTGTTGCATACTTAGCAGTATTCAAATTGCCATTCGCCAAGTTAGCCTTCGCAAAAGCAAACACTGATTCATCTGTTTGAGCAACGGGAATATCTAATTTATCATACTCCTCTTTGCTGACTTTCTGATATTTGTAAAACAGTCCCTCATCGTCTGCTTTGAGTCCGCAAATTTTCAGAGTGGTTGATGAACCGTTGACTTTTTTCGCATTCTTGGAGACGAAAACTTGATAATCGTATTCCTTAATTAATGGTTCTTCCAGCGGTGGTGCAACGCTACCACCTAACAGTTTGGCTGTATCGTAAAGAGCATCATAAACCATTTTGACTTCCCCTGCTCTGATACAATTACCTGATAAGGTGTTGGCAATTTTGGAGAGTAATTTAAAGTCAGCACTGGAATAGGAGATCGTGTTAGCAAAGACATCCATGCCTTTCAATTCTTCGCAAATTCTTTCTAAGGCTGCGGCTTCTGAATTCGCACTCGGATCGTTAGCATAGCCATCTGTATGTAAATTAATGGCAGTCAGTTCACCCTCTTTAATCAAAGATTTAGCTAGTTTCATCGACTGAGACATTCCCGTAAACGATCCAGTCTTGATTTTCTTGATTTCCTGAATGTACGATGAGTTAAGCTGCATTACTTCTTGAATCGGAATGCGTTGAAAATGACAAGTTACATCCCCATGAGAGGCATAGGAAATCAAGCTAATAAGTAGCTGATAATTATTGTATTCATCTAAGGTCAAAAGCTTAATGAGCGTGTCTTTTAGCGGCTCTAAGTCATAATACATAGAGCCGGAACGATCGATGATGATAATGTTATGAGCAACTGATTTTTCAGGGATATCGTCAGGCTTTCTTTCTAAATTAATGCGGTCAACTAGATAGAATGCTTTTTCGCTACCAGCAAAATTGTAGAGAGTAAATTTGGTGCGAGTATTGGAGATTGCTGGACTGCTGGAATTTTGAGGTTTGACTTGGGATGCTTGTTTTGCTTGCCGTGCCATAGTTATAACCTTTGTTGATTTATTCATCAAGTCAAGCATTACATATACTATAGTCTATGTCAAGGCCTATTCAGAAAAATCTCCTGGGAGTTTAAATAAGCATTAATACTTAGTGAGGATGGTAACTCTAGCAGTAGGTTTAACTGCGATCGCATTCCGCCAGCATATTAATGCGTAAATTGCCCAACCTGTATTGAAAGTGATATTACATACCATATTAATTCTGTACTTGATTTGTGTATTGAGAAAATATCAAACCCCTAAAATTTCTTGAGCTTTTTGTAACACTTCATCAGGATCGAAAGGCTTAGTGAAGTACAAATCAGCCCCCATTTCCTCAGCTTTCTTCTTATCAAATTCTTGACCCTTAGCTGTGAGCATAATAATATAAACCTCTGTGAGTTTCAGGACATTTTTGACTTGATTGCAGACATCAAATCCGCTCATCTTTGGCATCATTACATCGAGAAAAACTAGATTTGGTTTTTCTAACTGGATTGTTGCTAAGGCTATCTCACCATTCTCCGCAGTTAGCAACTCGACTCCTTCATCTTCTAGTTCCTCTAAAGTTTGTTCTAACAGCATCCTGAGATGAGGCTCATCATCCACAATTAGGATTTTTTTAGTCATTTTTAGTCCTGATGGTAATTATTAGTAGTTAGTGGTTAGTAGTTGCGCTCGGTGTATATTAGTTATTGTTATAGTAGTTATTTCTTGTGAAATTTAGTGTGAAATTTCTACTAATAACTAGCCCTTAATAATTGACCATTAACAACTAACGAATAGCAACTCACGACTAGCCACTCACCGTTTCCCTAATATATTACCTCAAAAACGTCTACACTTTTGCGTTTTCCTTTAACCGTGATGTTTCCAACTTCGCGATAGGTAAAAAAGCCCTTAGTAGCTTCATAGACACTGCTACTGACAAGGATCTGTCCCCCTTGAGCGATGCCTTGCAGCCGCGATGCCAAATTTACTTCATCGCCAATTGCAGTATAGTCAAGGTGTTGCGGCGATCCGATGTTACCAATAACTACCTCGCCAGAACTAATGCCAATACCCGTGAGGAAATTTTCTTTAATCCAGTCAACAGGAATATTTCTTAACCTCAATTGCATTCCAATCGCGGCCGCTATCGCCTGCTTCTCATTATCTATCAGTTTAGCAGGTGCGCCAAACATTGCCACAATCATATCCCCCACAAACTTATTCACAGTCCCTTCATGGCTAAAAATCACATCTACCATGTGGGTAAAATATTCGTTCAAGTATCCCACAATCATTTCGGGAGGTAATTCCTCACATTTAGTAGTAAAATTTCTAATATCTGAAAATAAAATAGCTATGCTTTTCTTCGCCGGAGCCAAAGAGATATCACCTTCTTTTGCGGTAATAATTGCATTTACTAATTGCGGCGGAATGTAGCGTTCCAATTGGCTTTTAATCCGCTTTTCTTGCAGCTTATTTTTATGGAGCATAGCATTCTCAATCGCTGCCGCTGCTATGGAAGCAAGACTCGTGGCAAATTTCAAATCTTGGGCTTTGTAATTCGCAGGTTCTTCGCTACTAATATTAATCACACCGAGGCAGCCATTCTGAGTTTTAAGTGGGACACAGATCAAAGAAATAATAGAATTTTCACCCGCTACAAAGCGCGGATCGTTCCAAACATTATTAACTATTTCCGCTTTATTGTTTAAAAGTACGCTGCCAGCAATCCCTATACCAGGAGACAACTGCATTTTAGTTTTTGACTCTTTGCCATCAGCGACAGCGATCTCCAGTTTTTGGCTTTGAGGATCGAGTAACATTACAGAAACGTTGGTAGCCTGAATCAGTTTTTGAGCTTCAAGAATTACTAATTTAGCGATTTCTAGCACATCTAAACAAGCCGTCAACTTCTCGGAAAGAGCGTAAAAAAGATTAATTTCTCGATATTTATCTAATACTTCTTTTGCTAAAGTCTTTTTTTCCAATTCTTGAGCTGCCAAATAGGTTAGTAAAGAAGCGATAGCAGCAGCTTTTGGCTCTCCTAACACCCATCCAATTACCTCTCCATCCACTTCCACAGGATATTGAGATTGACTCTGACTAGAGTCGCCCATTAATAATCTACCGTCAACAGTCTGAATACTGATTCGCGTATCTATCACACTGAGGAGAGTATGAATTAGATATAATGCTTCTTTTTGAGAAACAAGGCGTTTAAGGCTAATTTGGCTCATTTGTTTTTATATCTATCTGTATAGTATCTCCTTTATTTTCTCCTAGCATCAGGAAGAAAGTATTTTCTAAATCTTTTTCAAATCTCAGAGCTTGCAAAATCTCAGATTTTTGCCAAACATCAGCATTAGCAATAATTAAATCTGGTTTTACAGACATCGCCTTATTCCTGAACTCTTCACCCGTAAGAGCTTCTGTCACGCTGTAACCTCTCGCTTTCAATACATCGGCTAAACTTCTGACTTCTGACACATTTTCATCCACAATTAAAACTTTCTTTTTGGAAGAGCCTTGAGATAGCAGCCAGCCAATTTCTTGAAGCATAGGTTCTGAATCACTGGACTTCACAAAATAGCGATCCACTCCAATACGATAACCTCTTTCTTTATCTTCAATACCAGAATTAATAACAATAGGAATGCTCATGGTCATCGGATCGTTTCTGAGAATAGCTGCCACATCGAAACCATTCATTTCCGGCATCATCACATCTAAAATAATTAAGTCTGGTAGTTCCTGTTTAGCCATGACTACTGCTTCCTTACCGTCTTTTGCTTCCTTGACGATGTAACCTTCTGCCTCTAATTGTTGTCTTAGTAGTTGACGGAGGTTAGCCTCATCATCCACAACTAGAATAGTTTTCTTCTGTTCATTGCCACCCAGTGTAGCATTAGAAACACGATCTCTCAACTGTTTAAGGAAGGTAGTCATGTCTAGCTTCTTGAGGCTCGATTCTGCTTCTTCTGCTGGCTTTAAGGGCAATATAAACGAGAAATTACTGCCCTTACCCAACTCACTTTCTACCCAAATTTTGCCGCCATGATGCTCTATAATTTGCTTACAAATCGGCAGGCCTAGACCAGTACCTTTAGGTTTATCTGTTAAGGTTTCACCGACTTGCTTAAACTTTTCAAATACTTTTGGTTGATCGGCTTCGCTGATTCCCATACCTGTATCGATGATGCTAATCTTAATTTTATCGCCGATTTTTTTTAGCTTGGCAAGTTACAAAGCCTTTATCGGTAAACTTGATGGAATTAGAAAGCAAATTAATCATTACTTGAATCAATTTATCCCGATCTCCAACCAACTCAGGTAGATTCTCTTCTATATCTTTAATTGGCTCTAGTCCTTTATTTTCAAACAGAGCAAAAGTTGCCGCAATTGCTCTATCGATCAAATCATCTACCTTCATTGGTTGCATCTTCCAATCTATCTTACCTGCCTCCATTTTGGCAACATCTAAAAGGTCATTGATCAGGTCTGTTAGCCGTTGACCTTCGCTAACAATAATCTGAAGATTATCTCCTACTTGTTTCACGGCCCGCTGAACTTTTTTATCCTCTGTCACCACGATTGGGAAGACATTCTCCTCTAATTTCTTCTGGATAAGTTTAGCAAAACCTAGAACAGAAGTAAGGGGAGTTCGTAGTTCGTGAGAAACGGTAGAAATAAAATCTGTTTTCATCTGATCTACTTCTTTTTCCGCAGTAATATCTCGAATCAAAATTACGGAACCAATATAAGTTGGAGCTTGGCTATCCGATGCAGATTTTTTAAGAATTGCAACTGCGGAACCCTTAGCAAATCTGCCACCTTGTAG from Kamptonema formosum PCC 6407 encodes:
- a CDS encoding CapA family protein, with the protein product MRLAAREVKVSDRGVKETKVVVYIENLSQPSIFELARSGDNQALNYWIDSLLRPEGIYARVEAAQAGCLQILVEFQREFAADSLIVNTLRERLVKFICHQIWRLNSPAVEGVRVVARLAGTPDILWKQSVRIVTPAIRDRKRYRSLETLEWVKFKTLRSLFLMGSAVASFIIGCWVSYHEANAMRPIDLASQQQALVTSAISPKRLETVQAALEIVPVVEHKQVLNPNDPTVTLMFGGDVNLSDELTQVAGKDYGWAFAGLEEYLQADLAMVNLENPLTNFTGRRQNKQINFKADPEAVKVLTAGGVDIVTLANNHTMDFEEPGLVETIETLDRAGIHHLGAGRDAKEARRPEIIEVKGQRIAYLGYYDADINAAGEGKAGTNSRHNQRIAEDIRAIRDQVDWVIVNYHWGAELADYPGDWQIDLARFTIDQGADLVVGHHPHVLQGAEIYKGRPIAYSLGDFIFGGNARSNYDTAVLKVSLKGRNMKVEFLPVEVTKYQPKVVKGEKGEQILKHVEQISSIFDNPMRSPVVLDAPILGGRKENRKIEPILTPQSPVPSPEPPIPSPESLDPKPETREGEKDFTPEVPIKSSPLSPSLPNLPKQPSNSSFFDRESTPSEESSPPPSNELPPRLQLNPPKNRIEETDPFIKDSFIKDPFISPPAPNSGATPTPHSYLAPSLAPSFQLIPRERVESVVVAGGRMESDRRKILELPPVEVNNS
- a CDS encoding aldose epimerase family protein gives rise to the protein MFAIALEQKQYKTYTLSDKAANSSLDVVPERGGIATRWRVQGEEILYLDKERFANPELTVRGGIPILFPICGNLPDNTYTYNGVERKLKQHGFARDLPWEVAEQVTVDRAAITLVLNSNDLTRAVYPFDFQLAFTYQIKGNALEIFQRYTNLSAEVMPFSSGFHPYFFAPDKNKLRFEIPGMQYRDQRTQELDYFTGIFDPTLDEIDVAFEQLTGLAATATDKSRGLRLILSYNSSYGSLVFWTLKDKDFYCLEPWTAPRNALNTGAHLIKLKPGASCEMLVRMTASFF
- a CDS encoding WG repeat-containing protein translates to MGYIDQKGKMVIEPHFDYAGSFSEGLAIIKIKEKWGSINRKGKMVIEPQFDNASYFSEGLADVRIDGHSGYIDPTGRLAIKAKFDSTFPFIQGLAQVRVGDREGYIDPSGKYVWNSQKKKSSRLRRK
- a CDS encoding transposase encodes the protein MVTAPRRATPTVKFIDDYCQNYEHLFSDVRNYEAFKLLHLGLLSELHRKSLPRIAPSVGLSNSQSLHHFLSDSSYSCQSVRQMRLGIILQLIGDQKIVLCIDETGDIKKGHATDYVAKQYLFLFQVC
- a CDS encoding vWA domain-containing protein: MARQAKQASQVKPQNSSSPAISNTRTKFTLYNFAGSEKAFYLVDRINLERKPDDIPEKSVAHNIIIIDRSGSMYYDLEPLKDTLIKLLTLDEYNNYQLLISLISYASHGDVTCHFQRIPIQEVMQLNSSYIQEIKKIKTGSFTGMSQSMKLAKSLIKEGELTAINLHTDGYANDPSANSEAAALERICEELKGMDVFANTISYSSADFKLLSKIANTLSGNCIRAGEVKMVYDALYDTAKLLGGSVAPPLEEPLIKEYDYQVFVSKNAKKVNGSSTTLKICGLKADDEGLFYKYQKVSKEEYDKLDIPVAQTDESVFAFAKANLANGNLNTAKYATASTFDATLTERHAKALTNAAIADFTEDLEQAIFEPNVLASHEIGDRVKVSDKITLLELIEILKEHSNSIIINLKHLQKNYQRKGLKRIEGKRDENGNLVKPWLKTEFLDGGEYVRMGSFAINQNTATINMLITRKVKLVKVEDGTQIDEVAGILVNDINTFNNYTIVSDGEVNVKSLRIKISSKAVFDLLKQRGLIEKDGLPADEFDFRSEYDLKLDSLPLVPFDGRYSSLNGVFEELAKIKVVSSILSAHLKAESETYTAEQLEELKQHYLSKSLYINFPTTTEYTDLKDAIANGSVDSRVSFKIDIGSKDILNFGKFHSANKFLDRLYEVYHQDTGEKLDKPTFDAILEQSVIFGHKTLSSRTKVTKVDDLMKLIFDDFLGLENNGIVTDILSKVGADSLLRLLQAKWKGEEVKREEFVVALASANERLEAYAEKVYSEKVSPLVFYIGSTGLIPDEMEAKAATANEIGAKYGNLQFSKDEQEGMFFEVGDCIISVYAKNEYFTVGK
- a CDS encoding response regulator transcription factor, giving the protein MTKKILIVDDEPHLRMLLEQTLEELEDEGVELLTAENGEIALATIQLEKPNLVFLDVMMPKMSGFDVCNQVKNVLKLTEVYIIMLTAKGQEFDKKKAEEMGADLYFTKPFDPDEVLQKAQEILGV
- a CDS encoding adenylate/guanylate cyclase domain-containing protein, with translation MSQISLKRLVSQKEALYLIHTLLSVIDTRISIQTVDGRLLMGDSSQSQSQYPVEVDGEVIGWVLGEPKAAAIASLLTYLAAQELEKKTLAKEVLDKYREINLFYALSEKLTACLDVLEIAKLVILEAQKLIQATNVSVMLLDPQSQKLEIAVADGKESKTKMQLSPGIGIAGSVLLNNKAEIVNNVWNDPRFVAGENSIISLICVPLKTQNGCLGVINISSEEPANYKAQDLKFATSLASIAAAAIENAMLHKNKLQEKRIKSQLERYIPPQLVNAIITAKEGDISLAPAKKSIAILFSDIRNFTTKCEELPPEMIVGYLNEYFTHMVDVIFSHEGTVNKFVGDMIVAMFGAPAKLIDNEKQAIAAAIGMQLRLRNIPVDWIKENFLTGIGISSGEVVIGNIGSPQHLDYTAIGDEVNLASRLQGIAQGGQILVSSSVYEATKGFFTYREVGNITVKGKRKSVDVFEVIY
- a CDS encoding response regulator: MGISEADQPKVFEKFKQVGETLTDKPKGTGLGLPICKQIIEHHGGKIWVESELGKGSNFSFILPLKPAEEAESSLKKLDMTTFLKQLRDRVSNATLGGNEQKKTILVVDDEANLRQLLRQQLEAEGYIVKEAKDGKEAVVMAKQELPDLIILDVMMPEMNGFDVAAILRNDPMTMSIPIVINSGIEDKERGYRIGVDRYFVKSSDSEPMLQEIGWLLSQGSSKKKVLIVDENVSEVRSLADVLKARGYSVTEALTGEEFRNKAMSVKPDLIIANADVWQKSEILQALRFEKDLENTFFLMLGENKGDTIQIDIKTNEPN